gtgtatttttttttaattaatcttaatttgtttgtttttgtgatttccctatttgagttgatatcaggacgttctgttttgtgaccttgtgttgtgctgatatctgatattattggttctctgaccaaacaatatcctttagtatttcttgtagctttggtttggtttttgcaaattctctaaacttgtgtttgtctgtaaatatcttagttttgccttcatatttcagagagagttttgctggatatatgatccttggctggcagtttttctccttcagcgctctgtatatgtcatcccattcccttcttgcctgcatggtttctgctgagtagtctgaacttattcttattgattctccctgaAGGAaaccttccttttctccctggctgcttttaaaattttctgtttatctttggttttggtgagtttgatgataatatgtcttggtgtttttctttttggatcaatcttaaatggggttcgatgagcatcttggatagatatcctttcgtctttcatgatgtcagggaagttttctgtcaggagttcttcaactattttctctgtgttttctgtcccccctccctgttctgggactccaatcacccgcaggttatccttcttgatagagtcccacataattcttagggtttcttcattttttttaattcttttatctgattttttttcagctatgttggtgttgattccctggtcctccagatgtcccagtctgcattctaattgcttgagtctgctcctctgacttcctattgcattgtctaattctgtaattttattgttaatcttttggatttctacatgttgtctctctatggattcttgtaacttattaatttttccactatgttcttgaataatctttttgagttcttcaacagttttattggtgtgttccttggctttttctgcagttatcctaatttcatttgtgatatctttaagcattctgtaaattagttttttatattctgtctctgataattccaggattgtatcttcatttgggaaagattttgattcttttgtttggggggttgtagaagctgtcatggtctgcttctttatgtggtttgatatggactgctttctctgagccatcactgggaaactagtttttccagaaaatccgctaaaaaaaaaaatgcagtcagacccctatcagagttctccctctggctcaggctattcggatgttaatgaagccgcctggggagggtaggggaggggacagagagataggagagtagcacctcagaatatagccagagttgcttgtcttgcttggaatgactattatatctgagattcccgcgggcgcgtcgcctatgtgtgctggctgtgtggagattccccggggggtctggcccggtggagtcacagtcagatcctccgcttccagccccacgcccagcgtcaaggctcccctactgggatggtgcactctcgactccaaaatcagtcgctgcctcccggtgacttctcgtccctccagccgcgtggccgtgcggcccccgcgaaccaggtgggccccttcccggggttagttcaggggggtggagcagctctccgtgtttatgccgtacctgcgtccagtccaaatcccggcgggacggttccccggctgggacgctgttcttcctgctccaagaccagtcactgcctcccggggacttctcctaccggctgcgtcccacgctgcccgcggaaccggctggtctccctcctggggttagttcaagggagtggagcagctctctgtgcttgtgccgtacctgactggtatgctggctccaggctctggaaacaatcgctgcttccccgtattagtttgttctctgtctctaaatctgtgtttgttgttcagggttcgtagattgttatgtatgtgatcgattcacttgtttttccgtgtctttgttgtaagagggatccgaggtagcgtctgcctagtccgccatcttggctccgcccccctccatagggttttcaatgactgatatttcagaagtagaccaccaggcatttttcttccaaggcacctctgggtggacttgaaccaccaacctttctgttagtagctcagcattttaaccatttgcaccactcaggtcaAGCTTAGGGCCAGCAAATAATGGGTCACTAGAGCACAACTTTGTCATGCTTAAGGGACACTCATACTTGCACTACCTTCGTTGTGTTTCCTAACATCCAGTTCATTCTGGTCCAGAGTCCCTTCGCTtggttttctttaagaaaatcatcttctttccttcattccttaagtatttattgagtgctaacTATGGGCCAGATGTGGAGCTACAGCTGTGCAGAGGTTGTCAGTATAGAGTCTCTGTGCTGCCCTCCCAGAGCCCACAGTCTATAGTGGGGAAGACACAACTACATAAGCACCCATGCTGGACTGTGAAAGGTGCTAATGGTGGATAACTTGGCAGGCCATGGGTACCTAACCAAGGGACACAGCACTCCTCcctggaaggcctggagacttccGGGAGAAGTGCAACCTAAAGCATGAGGAGGAGTTGGCTGAGGGAAGGGTGTCCAGGGGATGGAGGTGTGTTGCAGGCAATGGTGATGGTGGAAGCTTGGTGTGGCTGGAATACCTTCAGGTAATGGTTGGAGAAATGGCAGAAGCTGCAGTGCAGTCCCTCCATCCCTGGATAGGCTGTGCTTCTCAGAAATCTGTACGTATCCTGGCCCCCAGATCCCTGCTAAAAACTTTTGTCTTAGCCATAGGGATTCCAGTGTGTTTTTAGCAGCAGAGTGGAAAGGTCCAGATTCTGGCCCAGCTCTGCTACTGACTGGCTGGGTTATCTtggaaagttacttaacttcttgggtcttgattttctcatttgtaaaatttaaaatggaggaagaaaaggagcccACAGTTAAAAGCATGCGTAAATGTCTCAGAGGTCATTTTTAGCTCTGAAATCTGAACTCCACAAACGCTTTGATCTGCCTGGGAAGAGacaggaagcctcccctgtttacCTATGGTTAAGCGAGAGTAGTTTTGCCTATGCTGGAAGAAATTCGCATAGTCAGGACCAGCTGCATAATTTGAGGGGTTCACTGAAAAATGAAATGTGGGGCCCTTTGTTCAGAAATTGTTAAGAATTTCCAGACAGCCACAGCAGAGCATTAGACCAAGCGTGGGCCTTGTGTGACGACACAGGTCACTGTCCATGAGGCTGCCCTGCCCGTAAGTACACCAGTGGTCTCACAGACTCCAGCTGGCATGAGGAGAAATTTAGACCTGGGTTCATGACAGGGACAGTCCTACCTCAGTGGCTGGGGTCCATGCGAGGATAACACAGGACTAGCAACACCCCTTGTGCCCAGCCTGAAGTCTTGGCTTGTGTACCTATTTTGGAAGAACAACTGGCTTTGCTGCTGTTGGCTCTTCTGTCTTGATCTCTCTTGAGGATAGGCTACACTCTCAGTTAGCGGGGAGCTTCAGCTTTCTAGAATAGATGAATTCCAGAGTTTGTAGCTGACCCCAACGCCCCCTGCTCTTGGGTACAGAGTGGCCCGTCCACTTTTTGTtcaccctcccttccccctccagtTCCTCGTAATGAATCTCTTTCATGCTTCCAAGCACTGACTCCACTCCCTGCTCACAAAGCAAGTTGTGTGAGACCCCAGGCCAGTATAAAGGAAAAGTAATGCCCCCATGTTCCACACTCCCCCCCGCCGCACCCAGTTCCCTGGGATGTTTAAGAAGCACTTGTAGCCAGAGAGATTGAGTTGTTGTCTTCACCGTGAGCCACTTCAGGTTCagttttttaaaacagaattttcttatttttgtaaaataaaaactcTCTGGGTGTTATACTCTTTTAGGTTTAATTTCCAGTCCTCTTAGAACCTTCACAGCCAGGCATTGTCTTCACGAAAgcctcttctctcttcttctcaTATTTACTTCCTTTCACTTACTCATTCACTcttcacaaacaaacaaaaacaaaatccattgttgttgagtcagttttgactcataacgacactgtaggacagtgtagaaccgccccacagggcttccacagctgtaatctttacggaaacagagtgccacgtttttctcccacggaactgCTAGTcagtttgaaccgccagcctttcggttagcagctgaacactttaactaCTAGTCTACCAGCCTCCTTCCCACCCTTCACACAGTACAAATAAATTCATTTGTCTACCCCATCCCCCACCGCTACTGCTTCTCTTCCTCCTGATTCTCATTACAACGACCTAACTTCCTGGGGTTCATTGACACCTTGAAGTCATCTTTGAATTCCTCTTTGTTTTGTCATTTCTCCTGCCTCCCTAACTTCCTTTCCTCTCCATCTCAGCAATTTAATTCAgttttgcttttgtaaaaatctctcaagcattcatctatccatctgcctgtctatctatctatctaatatcTACCTACCAATCTAAccatgtaaaccctggtggcgtagcggttaagtgctatggctgctaacccaagggttggcagttcaaatccaccaggcagtccttgaaaactctatggggcagtttctaccctgtcctatagagtcactatgagtcggaatcgactccaaggcactgggtttggtttttttggttatctaaccatgtttttttttttttttttaaaccatgtatCCCTTCagtgtgctcactttgtgtcagACAGGACATAGGACTAGATACTGGGGACAAAGAGATGAAATGGCGTGTTCCTGCCTCTGAGGACATGACAGTGTCGTCAGGAAGCAgaatatgtataaataaattaatacggTGCAATTATACCTGCACGCAGCACAGAGGCGGTGAAATGGAAAGCTCTGCTTGGTGAATCGGGAGTTCAGCAGGGAGTGCTGGCAGGAAGGGTGGGGACACTCTAAGCAGAAGGGACAGTATGCAATGGCATGGAAGTACGTACAAGCATGACATATGAAAGAAGCCAAGGCTTGGCACATGACTGGAGCCTAACGCTGGAGAATCTGGGGATAGGGCAGGGGAGTGGTGAGAATTTGCTCTGGAGAGATAGGTACGGGGCTTGATCTTATGAGGCCTTATATGTTGTCCTTAGGCGCTCAGCCTTCTCCTAAGGGTGCTGGGGCCCCCCTGAACAGTCATGAGGAAGGGAATGACATGGCAAGATTTGGGTTTGGGATAGACTAGTCTAGCAACACTGCTGAGAATGGGTTTCAGAGAAGAATTTCAGAAGGAGAATTTTGTGGAAGAATGGGCAAGAGATAATAAGGGCCTGAAGCAAGGCTATGTTACCAGGGATGGAGAGGACacattaaagaggtattttggaaGTAAAATAGGTAGGACTGAACAATAAGTTGGAGAGGAAGTAGGGGGTGGCATCCAGGCTTGAGaacgtctgtgtgtgtgtgtgtgtgtgcgtgtgtgtgtgtgagtcctGTGACCACAGTCAGTCATTTCCTAAAGGAGTGCCCTTCTGCTCAGCCTGGCCCCAGCTGCCCTTCCGTTCCGTTTTATTAACACTACATAAATCAGGCCTTCATTCTTGCCTAGATTCTTGAAGGATCCTCTTAATCTCTTCTAGTCCATCCTCCTGCTGCTGCCAAAGTCATCTTCCAAGGACAGCTAAGCAAGAATCTTCAGTGGTGTCCCATTGCGTGTTGAATAAAGCCCAAGTTCGTTAGCCTGAGTATCAGTGTTCATTTCTAGGGCAGACATGGAGACATGCTCCTTTCCCTGAAAGAACTCTTCATTTGTCAGAGAAGGTGAGGCATATTGAAGTGTGAAATAGCTGAATGTCTAATGAAGGGAAGGGAAACAGAATTTCTGCTctgaggggaaagaaagaaagaggcacAGTGTCTCCTCCTGTAGGAGACTGAAGGTGACCTTCATCTGTTTCCATGTCCAGCTGTGCCTTACACGTCTCCCCTGCACCGGTGCTTTCTGATCTGTCCAAACTTGTCTCACTGTTGCCTGAAAATGATTCCCCCATGTCCACCTCTGTGTCTTTGCAGACTCCatgcctctgcctggaatactttACACTCTGCCTGTTGAAATCCCAGCCATCTTTCAACATCCAGCCCAAAGGAAGGGCTCTATCGAGTCCCCTAGTTGGATGGGATCCTCCTCAAACACTTTACCTTTCTTCAGCACTTTGCCCATTTTACTGTGTTCAGTGTCTGAAATGTCTTGTATCTCCCCCACTAGACTGGGAGCAGAGATGAAAAACCGGAGCCCTGAGGCCTGGATCCAGCCTGCAGGTACATGGCCTTTGTTGCACActttggttttcatcaagaataatgtaatggattggactggacaatgggttggagagggatgctggtgaggagtgagcttcttggctcaggtggacacttgagactatgttgtcatctcctgcctggagggtaggtgagagggtggagggggttagaagctagcaaaatggacatgaaaagagagcgtgtagggagagagtgggctgtctcattaggggtagagtaattgggagtatgtagcaagatgtatatcagtttttatgtgagagactgacttgatttgtaaactttcaattatataaaaaaagaatacgcactttttaaaatcactttttgTTCCTGttggttgattctggctcatggtgaccccaagtgtacagagtagagctgctctatagagtttttgaggctgtgacctttcagaagaagatctccaggcctttcttctgtggtccttctgggtaggtttgaaccaccaacttttcagctagcagttgagcacttaactgtctgtgccaccagggactcctttaaaatGATAACCTAcatcaaacatacagaaaagtgaaGAATATGATATAATGTGTACCCGGGACCTAGCACCAAGATTAAACAGCTTGCCTCAGACACCTCCCAGGcttctttttaagaaataaaatattctatATACAAATTGACCAGTTGCCCGTGCATCCCGTCCCTCGAGCTGGCCTTCACATTGACTTTTAACATTTTAGAATTAGTTGCCAATATTTAGAATCAagagatttcacataaaaattgGAATATTTTTGCTTTCCTTGAAGAGTCAGAAGGTCTGGTGGAAGAGCTGTAGGCCAGCATTCCAGCATTACTCATCAGAAGCTGCTGCTTCCCAGAGGCAGGATATGTGCGCgctagtcgctatgagtcggaatcgactcgacggcactgggttactgggttagcACACCACACTCCCCACCACTCCCTAAGGTCTCTTACCCCCAGTTTACTTAACTTATGTATGGGGTCCTGGCTCTTTTAGGCAGCTGAGTTTGTCATCTTCATTTAAACTCTTTGAAGTGAAAGAGCCTTTTTATTACTGGACCACTAACTTGCTGAataaccttgagcaagttatttacttctctgtgcctcagtttcctcatgtcaaatggggataataagagtACCTACTTTAGagtgttgttatgaggattaatatGTATTTAGAGCAATACCTGGTTCGTAAGTCTGCTGTGGAAGGCCTACATTCATACAAATCCCTTGGGGCCAGATGTGTTTTGGAATTTAGATGTATTTTGAGTTTTAATAAGATAATAAGTATATCCACCATATATTATGTAACAACCCCAGCAGAGCCTGGGTGGGTAAGGGGGGCAGCTCATCATCGAACACATCGATGTTTCCACAGAGAAATGCATGAATAGTCACATGAAGTCTTGTAAAGACTTACTCAGCTTCATATTGGCTCAGGTCAGGCTTTAGCACTAAATgaattatgaaaaatgttttggtTTTCAGAGCTTTTCTGGATTTCAGAATCGCAGCCAAGGGATCGTGTACCTATATTACTGTCTCTGTTTTTTACCCTTGCACTTCTCAGCCGAGTGCCTTGCACAGAGTAAGTAGTAAATGACAACTGAAAGCACAAGCAGGTGCGCGTTCACTgggttaaaacccaaaaccaaaacaaacccattgccaccgagttgattctgactcatagcaaccctacaggacagagtagaactgccttatagagtttccaaggagcacctgggtggattcgaactgctgaccttttggttagcagctgtagctcttacctgctacaccgccagggtttccattcactgGGTTAGGTGGTAGGAATGTATGAGTTCAGAGAAAGGGGCTGAGCAGAAGTTATTGGGAAAGGCTTTACGGAGGAGGTGGGACTTGAGCTTGGccctgaaggatgaataggacTTGGACAGGCAGGTGAGGGTGTTCCAGGCAGGGGCAACAGCCTGAGCAGTGTGCAAAGGAGAGGGTgaagggggggggggcagggtgaGAAGGATTTAAGGAGAGAGATTAGGTAGTTTAGGGGGCCAGACGCAGTGATATAGACTTGTTGCAGACCTCCAAGGGCTGAGGTGGAGATGACAATTGGGTGAATGGCCTGACAGAAAATTGGCTGAGGGCCCAGAAGGGCTGGGATGAGGGTGAAATAGATGGAAGGCCCACTAGACCAGGCTGTAGTAGAAATCCAGATCCTGTCTTCTCCCCTAACTACAAAACTCTAAATTATAGTTAATAACAAACAGACCAACAACGTTAACAAATCTCAATCTCACAATCCCACCCCTTTCTCCACTCATAATTAAgcccaagtattttatctgaaGAGGTTTTTTATCTGAAGAAGAGTTGCAGACAGGGAGGAAGGTCAGGGCAGCTCTGGAATTGGGAGGAGTTTCCTCTATCCTGAGGGCCTGACTGCTCTAGGCCAGGACCCTAAGATAGATGTGCCCATGTCCAAAGACAACCCGGGAGAAGACTCGGTCATCTAGGTAGAGGGAAGGGATGGGAAAGGCTAGGCTGAGACtggcttccttcttccctccgcGCCTCTGCTGCCCTCTTGCGGTGCATCTTAGGCGGTGCATCCCGCGCTGTCCACCACAGGCTCGTATGCGCCCTGCGGCCCACCTCGCGGGGTCAGGGCAGGATGGTGGGCTTGCTGACCAAAACTTTCGGAGGACTTTTTGCTTATTCGGTTGAGTCTGCCAGCCCCTTCCTGCTTTCCCCTTTCCCAGCTGCCCTGGTAGGTTCACAGCTGTGGGATTTCACCAGGCTAAAAACGCAGGTGAAGGGCTCTTGTCCCAGACTACGccaccttcctttcctcccttctcttgtgtggccgctaaccaaaaggtaggcagttcgaatccatcagccgctccttggccaCCCTGTGGGGCAATCCTTTCATCCTGTagtttcgctatgagtcagcatccactcgatggcagtggttttggctACTGGCATAAACACATGGAAGTGTGTGCTCCTTGCCAGAGCTGGATAGGAGTGGCTCTTGTGTTTCACTTCTCACCTTATCCCACTGCCTGGGGCCACTCCACCCTGATGCTGGGTGCTGATCATCTGACCACTGGGGTTGCGGAGGTGACAGAAACCTGTTCATCTGGActagaagtgttttttttttcccccaccacgTTGATTTCCCTTTCTCCTTCAGGGTGAATGCTTAAACTATCTTCTTTGTGGTAATCAAATTCAACTGAATTCGTGGTCTGTAAATTTCCTGTGTAAGAAAGAGTCCATCTTGATGTTGGGTATGACTCTTGTCATGGTTGTGGTACATGAGGACAGGTATCGCCCGCGTCTAGATGGGGGCAGCcttcacctcctcactccttgaCCCTCACAGCAATCTCCTCAGGACTTCAGTTCACCACAGTCCTTGTTAACCCTGAGAATATTTCTTTTGATTGTTGGTCTTCCATTCAGTTAATGAATGTGCCATCATTTGAGCTCCTGAACGTGTCTAAATGAATGTGCCATCATTTGAGCTCCTGAACGTGTCTTTGTTGACCTCCTTTCATTAAGGAAATTGAGGATGAGAGGGCCAGTGAGTAAGGGAAAGATGGGGGAAAAGGAAAGGGGGTGGGTAAGGAGGTAGAAGGATAAAAGAAGAGCAGATGCAATGTAAGGGAGGGAGCTGGAGAAGGAAGGAGGTGAGACTGAGCCCCCAGGGTATTGTATTAAAAACCCCGTTTCTTTTGCTGGCcttcccccctcctcccccaccagctttgcatttgactcctgcttttgcttggaggttatatgtaaaccccattgtgccttCCTAGTatgattaaggaaaccctggtggcgtagtggttaagtgctacagctgctaaccaaagggtcggcagtttgaatccgccaagcactccttggaaactctatggggcagttctgctctgtcctatagggttgctatgagttgaaatcaactcgacggcacttggttttagtatgattaagaatgttgctgatataACTCGTATGAACTCCCTACCTGTAAACTCCTTTAAAAGTAATTTGCCTGCCCGGCCTTGGTGAGCATTCTTggcagcagctctgactgactccctttccttgtacaaggaaatcaaggtgcctttcctgttctcccacctcagtctctcgtttgttggccaatatgagtcatgtgagcaagaacctggggtttccacccagtaacagaggggaaaaaaaaagagggagttaAATCTGTAGATGAGGGCTGTTAGATCTTTACTCCTTGGGCTGAGCAGGAGGTGAACTCTCAGGGAGAACTTATACTTCTTCCCTTTATTGTCCCAGAAGCCACCCATGATGTGGCTCCATTGGGTGATTTGAAAGGTTGACATATGGGGTTATGAAATACCAGACTGGCCAACACACGACATACACAGGTGTGTTCTAGAGACCTTCAAGGAAACTGGTATTGGAGGTGGAGGCTGGATGCGTCTCTGCTTCTCCTCCCCTGCCCAGGGCCCATTGGTTAGTGTATCCAAACCCTCCCAGACACCCCTCAGGGATTCCCCCTGGGTGCTAGGGAGTCTTCTGCAGCAGAGGACTGGAAAAGAAGTAGGTAATCCAAGGGAGTTGGGCCCTCCCAAGGATCAGCACTCCATACCCCAGTGCTTCAACACCAccaccccccaacacacacacacactttgctgTAAAGTTGGGGCAGTTCAGGATGCATCAGTCAGTAGAAGACATGAGCTTTCAAGTCAGTCTGCTTGAGTTAACTGGCTTGACCACTTACCTGTTAGTATGACCATAGACTAAGTTTACTCTttaataaaatgggaatagtaattcCTACCTCCTAGGTTTCTGTTGTGGATCAAATGAGGTAATATAGGTCAGTCAGCTAGTACATGCCTGAAACATAGTAAATGCTTAGTAAATTTTAGTTCCTCCTTTCCCGACCCCCCACCATTTCTTTCCACCCAGTTCCATGCTGTGGTTGGAGCATGGTGATATTGATGATGATGGCTAGTAATGGAGGGGAAAGGCAGACAGTTTGTGCTACTATAAACCACAACTACCTCCAGATTAGacattaaaacatttatttttcttttcattgaacTGGATAAATGAATTAGGAGTTTTTGAGAGAAGAGAAATGCTTTAAGAGAAGAAAGGGAACTAATATGCACAATTCTAAGTTAAAAGATGCCTGGAATAGCATCTGAGACTTTGGTAACAGTAGTTGAAGCAAATCACCTCATTTGTCCTCTGGTACTTGGTTGGGGCAGTGTTTGGGAAGAGTTTTGGTTGGGGACAGTGGTTGGGAAGGTTTCTGGTGACATTTGGGAGACCAGAAGTTGGTCATCTTGTAAAAGGGAGGCAGTAGGCCCTGGGGTTGTGCTCATGTTACATTCTGCATGAAGACAAAGGAAGGGGAGAACTTGACAGATAGGGCCTAACCTATGCAGGTCTATATCCCTGCCACCCACGAATCagtgagtttttttcttcagggCCTCTTTGTGCTCTTTCACCAGAGAGCCAACCCACTGGGTGGTTTTCTGCTTGGCTTCCTCCCAGCTGTAGAGTGGCTTATACCCCAGATCTTGCTGGGCTTTCTTGTAGGAGAATGTGAACACACTATTTGACAATGTCACCAGGTGGCGGGTGAAAGGGGGTTGATATTCATAGATTGGGCTCAGCAGGGAGCTCACTATTTCCAGCAGGAAGGCAATCCAATACTGCAGAGATACAGGAAGGGTCATTCCGGAATCAATGTGGAGACCCCATTCTTTACTCAGGATGTAGTTGAATTTACTATAGCTCTCGTGAGGCGTGTCATCCGAGATGTAGTAGAACTGTCCTCGGATGCTTGGGGCTTTCTTGGGATCTAGCAAGGCTTTCAAGGCCAGAATGTGAGCCCAGGCCACATTGCCAACATAGACTGGGTTGACTAGGGAGTGCTTGGCAAAATTCTTCAGGATGCCATTGTTCTGCAAGGCCTGGTTTATTTGTCTACAAATGAATGGGTTTCCTTCCCCATAGATATACATGGGCCTTAAGGAACAAGTGTACAAAGTGCCACCATTTTTAAGAGTCCAGCCATCAGCTGCCAGCACAACCTTCTCGGCAAGCTTTTTGCTGTATGGGTATGCAGTAGACCATTTAGATTCAAGATGTTCTTCTTCATGGCCATTCTGGATGATCTCACTGTAGGAGTTGGGCCCAGCCACCTCTATGGTGCTGGTATAGATGAATATTGGCACATTGGCCTGGACGCAGGCTTCCAATAAGAGCTGGGTACCTGCCCATAGGGAGCACACTGTCAATACCAGAAAATAACCCAAAAGGCCAACCATGCTCACAGATCATGGCCGCTGCACGCTTCCAAGTGAGCTGGTTGTTGCAGATCAGGAGGGTGTTTTTCTGTGACCTTGGCTGGATCTGGTCATGGCCAACCATAGGACAAATGTGCTTTTAGCGATTTGTCTCCATGGCCTAACCCCGAGTTCgtattgtggttgttagttgccattgagtcagttacaagtcatggcaaccctgtgtgtgcagagtaggactgctccataaaattttcaaggctgtaactttttggaagcaggtagccaggtctgtcttctgaggagcctctgggtggttatAAACTGCTAAGCTTTCGGCTAGTCGTTAAATacttaatcatttgtgtcacccagggcctCCTATAGGACAAATGTGAAAGTGAAAAGAGATTGATGTTTGGGTTCTGGAGAGCAGGAATTTCTAGGCAATTTTGGGTTTCACAgacctatgtgtgtgtgtgtactttaattttttaaaaggacatgttgttgttgtgtgctgttgagtcgattctgactcatagcaaccctataggacagagtagaactgccctatagggtttccaaggtgctactggtggatttcaactgatgaccttttggttagcagcctgagctcttaaccactgtgccaccagggctgcaaaagGACAGTGTTGCCATTTTACATTTTGCCAAGTGAGGGTATGAAAATTTACCATATATAATGTCATTAAAGATAGGTCATTTTAAATGCAAAATAATTAAGAGTCAGTAATctcagaatggagccctggtggcagtggttaagagcttggctgctaaccaaaagtctgcag
This DNA window, taken from Elephas maximus indicus isolate mEleMax1 chromosome 3, mEleMax1 primary haplotype, whole genome shotgun sequence, encodes the following:
- the LOC126073351 gene encoding 3 beta-hydroxysteroid dehydrogenase/Delta 5-->4-isomerase-like; amino-acid sequence: MTEWSCLITGAGGFLGQRIISLLAEEKELQEIRALDKVFRPELQEEFSKLKHKVKLTMLEGDILDEQCLKRACQGISVVIHSASIIDVTGAIQREAIMNVNLKGTQLLLEACVQANVPIFIYTSTIEVAGPNSYSEIIQNGHEEEHLESKWSTAYPYSKKLAEKVVLAADGWTLKNGGTLYTCSLRPMYIYGEGNPFICRQINQALQNNGILKNFAKHSLVNPVYVGNVAWAHILALKALLDPKKAPSIRGQFYYISDDTPHESYSKFNYILSKEWGLHIDSGMTLPVSLQYWIAFLLEIVSSLLSPIYEYQPPFTRHLVTLSNSVFTFSYKKAQQDLGYKPLYSWEEAKQKTTQWVGSLVKEHKEALKKKTH